The following DNA comes from Buttiauxella agrestis.
GCGACGACACCCGCAATGCGGTGATTGAACACGGAGCGGATATGGGGATTGCCTTTGACGGCGATTTCGACCGCTGCTTCCTGTTCGATGAGAAAGGGCAGTTCATTGAAGGCTATTACATCGTCGGCCTGCTGGCGGCGGCCTTCCTGGAAAAACAGCCGGGGGCGAAGATTATTCACGACCCGCGTCTGTCGTGGAACACGGTGGATATCGTGGAGCGCGCAGGTGGCACACCGGTGATGTCGAAAACCGGGCACGCGTTTATCAAAGAGCGCATGCGTCAGGAAGATGCGATTTACGGCGGCGAAATGAGCGCCCACCACTATTTCCGTGATTTTGCCTACTGCGACAGCGGGATGATCCCGTGGCTGCTGGTGACGGAACTGCTGTGCCTGAAAGGCAAAACCCTGGGCGAACTGGTGCGTGACCGCATGGCGGCGTGGCCGGCGAGCGGGGAAATCAACAGCAAGCTGGCCGATCCGAAAGTCGCCATTGAACGCGTACAGCAGCACTTTTCGCCGCACGCGGAAGAGATCGATAACACGGACGGCGTGAGCATGGCGTTTGCCGACTGGCGCTTTAACCTGCGCAGCTCAAACACCGAGCCGGTGGTGCGCCTGAATGTGGAATCGCGCAATAACAGCCAGCTGATGGAAGAAAAAACAGAAGAAATCCTGAAACTGTTGCGGCAGTAAGGTTTGACCATATTGAATGATAGTTCATCAGTAGGTGAGCATGGTTGATCAAACTCTACCCACACCCTACAAACCTGAGTTAACATCAAGACAACATTAGTACGGCGTTGAAGTCGTAGTAACCTTCCAAAAGACAGGAGTTTGTAATGTCCAAACAGCAGATCGGCGTCGTTGGTATGGCCGTGATGGGGCGCAACCTTGCGCTGAACATCGAAAGCCGTGGCTATACCGTTTCCGTGTTCAACCGTTCTGGCGATAAAACTGAAGAAGTTATCGCAGAGAACCCGGGCAAGAAGCTGGTTCCTTACTATACGGTGCAAGAGTTTGTAGAATCGCTCGAAACTCCACGCCGCATCCTGTTGATGGTTAAGGCTGGAGAAGCCACGGACAAGACCATTGATTCTCTCAAGCCATATCTTGAAAAGGGCGATATCTTGATTGATGGTGGTAACACCTTCTTCCTGGATACCATCCGCCGTAACCGTGAACTTTCTGCGGAAGGTTTCAACTTTATCGGTACCGGTGTTTCTGGTGGTGAAGAGGGCGCATTGAAAGGTCCTTCTATCATGCCTGGCGGTCAGAAAGAAGCTTACGAACTTGTTGCCCCAATTTTGAAGCAAATCGCTGCTGTTGCTGAAGATGGCGAACCATGCGTTACCTATATTGGTGCTGATGGCGCTGGTCATTATGTGAAGATGGTTCACAACGGTATCGAATATGGCGATATGCAGCTAATCGCTGAAGCCTATTCACTGCTCAAAAATGGCCTGAACCTGTCGAACGAAGAGTTGGCAACAACCTTTACCGACTGGAACAAAGGCGAACTCAGCAGCTACCTGATTGATATCACTAAAGACATCTTCACTAAAAAAGATGAAGAAGGTCACTATCTGGTTGATGTGATTCTTGATGAGGCAGCGAACAAAGGTACAGGCAAGTGGACTAGTCAGAGCTCGCTGGATCTGGGTGAACCACTGTCTTTGATCACCGAATCTGTATTCGCACGTTATATCTCTTCTTTGAAAGAACAACGCGTGGCAGCTTCTAAAGTGCTTAGCGGCCCACAGGCTAAGCCTTTTGCTGGTGATAAAACTGATTTTGCCGAAAAAGTGCGTCGTGCATTGTATCTGGGCAAGATTGTTTCTTACGCGCAAGGTTTTTCCCAACTGCGTGCAGCATCTGAAGAGAATAACTGGGATCTCAACTACGGTGAGATTGCTAAGATTTTCCGTGCTGGCTGCATTATCCGTGCTCAGTTCTTGCAGAAAATTACTGATGCATATGCAGAAAATCCGGCTATCGCAAACTTGCTGCTGGCACCATACTTCAAGCAAATTGCTGATGAGTATCAGCAGGCATTGCGTGATGTAGTTTCTTACGCAGTACAAAATGGCATTCCAACCCCGACTTTCTCTGCTGCGATTTCTTACTACGATAGCTACCGTTCAGCAGTTTTGCCTGCTAACCTGATTCAGGCGCAGCGCGACTACTTCGGCGCGCATACCTATAAGCGTACCGATAAAGAAGGCGTGTTCCATACCGAATGGCTTAGCTAATCACGTTAGCGCGTGTGTTGATAAATTCAACGGTCCCTTCTTGGGGCCGTTTTTTTAAGATTTTACTGGTGCGCTAATAATCAAAAATATTATAAATTTGGTGCATCACATATGATCTGGCCATACAAGATTTGTATGTAATTTGTGCACTCGAGACAAGTATTTAATTTTCAATCAAAAACTGCATTTCTACATTTGTTGTTCTAATCTACAATTCGCAATGAACGTTCGGTGAATCACTTTTCCTAGGGTAACCATGAATCAAGATAATAATAATGTGGTAAAAAATCACATTAGTGAGCCAGCAGAAACAATTGATTTAATTGATCTTATTATGCAGTTGTGGAAAGGCAAAGTCACCATCATCGCTTTTGCTGTTCTTGCTATCGTTCTTGCAGTTATCTATCTATTCGTCGCTAAAGAGAAATGGACCTCTGAGGCTATCGTTACACTTCCTGATTCAGGGCAGATAGCGAACTACAATAATGGAATGAATGTTCTGTATGGCGCTGGCGCTCCAACGATTGTTGATATTCAAGAGCGTTTCTTTGGTCGCTTCAACTCTGCCATCTCCGCTTTATCTGAGCAGTTAGACAACCAGGAAAAACCGGAAAAACTGACTATCGAAGAGTCAGTTAAAGGTCAACCAGTGCCACTGAAAGTAAGTTATGTCTCTACGAGTGCGGCAGAAGCGCAAAAAACACTCACTACTTATATTCAGCAGATCAATAAAAGGGTTGTCACTGAACTGGACGATGACTTGAAAACCAGCATTAACTCTAAAGTCGAGGATCTGAATGTAGATTTGGCGACTAAAGAGAAAATCGCTCAAGAGAAGAAAGACAAGCGTCTGGAGATTTTGAATCAGGCATTGATCGTTGCGCAGCAATCCAATATCAAGAATACCCTGGTTCAGCAGGCTGAAACGCTGTCGGAAGATACCTTGTTTGTTTTGGGTAGCGATGCGCTTTCAGCGACCATAAAGAATGAAGCGACGCGTCCTCTGCCGTTGGATGATAGCTATTTTAATGCTCGTCAATCCTTACTTGCCATTAACGCATTGAAATCTAAACCAGAAGCAACGTACGCGTTCCGCTATGTCATGAAACCAACCTTACCGATTCACCGCGACAGCCCTAAAAAGGGTCTGACGCTAGTCCTCGGAGCGTTAGTCGGTCTGATTCTTGGCTCTGGCGTGGTGCTCGGTCGTAACGCGTTACGCAATTACAAACCAGTTGTCTAAGCACTAATCTAAGATACACAAAAGGCCGCGATTGCGGCCTTTTTAACATCCCAAAAACTACTTATGCCTTTCCCGCAAATTCTCAATCACCGCGCTCAAATCGAGATCCTGATCCTGCAACAGCACCAGCAAGTGATACACCAAATCCGATGCCTCATTCTTCAGCTCAAAGCGGTCATTCACTGTCGCCGCCAGCGCAGTCTCAACGCCTTCCTCACCGACTTTCTGCGCGATGCGTTTAGTGCCACTCGCATACAATTTGGCGGTGTATGAGCTTTCCGGATCGGCAGTTTTGCGCGATGCCAACAGTTCCTCTAGCTGATACAAGAAGTGCCAGTCGTGATGCGTTTCGCCAAAGCAGCTTGAGGTGCCGAGGTGGCAGGTCGGGCCGATAGGATTCACCAGCACCAGAAGCGTGTCGTTATCGCAATCTGGTGCAATGTTCACCACGTTAAGGAAGTTGCCCGAGGTTTCGCCTTTGGTCCACAAGCGCTGTTTGGTGCGCGAGAAGAAAGTGACCTTGCCGCTTTCAATCGTTTGTGCCAGAGCTTCAGGATTCATGTACCCCAGCATTAGCACTTCACCCGATTTCGCGTGTTGAACAATCACCGGCATCAATCCGTCGATTTTTTCCCAGTCCAGTTGGTTTTGCTGCTCTTGTGTTAGCACACTCTTATCTCCACGCCTTGCTGAGCCAGGTATAATTTCAGCTCGCCAATATTAATAATTTGTTTATGGAACACGGATGCCGCCAGCGCACCGTCAACGTCCGCATCACGGAAGGCTTCGAGGAAGTGTTCCATGGTTCCCGCGCCACCGGAGGCAATCAGCGGCACGCGGCAAACTTCACGCACTTTCTTTAATTGCTCCAGGTCGTAACCGTTACGCACGCCATCCTGGTTCATCATATTAAGTACGATTTCCCCGGCACCGCGCTTTTGCACTTCCTGCACCCAGTCCACGGTTTCCCACGAGGTCACGCGAGTGCGGCTTTCATCGCCGGTATATTGATTGACGTGATATTTCCCGGTTTCGCTATCAAACCAGGTATCAATACCCACCACAATACATTGCACGCCAAAACGTTCCGCCAGGCGAGTAATCAGTTCAGGGTCGGCCAGGGCAGGGGAGTTGATAGAGATTTTGTCTGCGCCGAAGGAAAGAATTTGTGCGGCATCGTCAATCGACTTAATACCGCCCGCCACGCAGAACGGAATATCGATGACTTCCGCCACGCGTGACACCCAGCTTTTATCAACCACACGCCCATCGCTGGATGCGGTGATATCGTAAAACACCAGTTCGTCGGCACCTTCGGCAGCGTAACGTTGCGCAAGTGGCACGATATCGCCGATGATTTCATGGTTGCGGAATTGCACACCTTTTACGACTTGCCCGTCGCGTACGTCCAGGCAAGGAATTATCCGTTTTGCCAGCATGAAATCGCCTCCGTTACGTTGAATTTCCCTTCCAGTAATGCCCGCCCGACAATCACTCCCTGCACACCGGTTCCACGCAGAGCCGCGATATCATCAAGTCCGCCAATACCCCCGGAAGACTGGAATGCCACCTGCGGATAACGCGCGCACACTTCTTCATAAAGTGAAACGTTTGAACCCGCCAGCGTGCCATCGCGGGAAATATCGGTGCACAACACATGTTTGAGTCCGACGGGGAGATACATCTCCACCAGTTCTTCGAGCGATACGCCAGAGTTCTCTTGCCAGCCGCTCACCGCGACCTGTTTATTGCCTTGTTCGTCGATGCGTACATCGAGCGCCAGGACCAGCGCATCGGCACCAAAACGTTCAAACCAGCCTTTCACAATCTCGGGTGATTTCACCGCCGTTGAGCCAACCACAACGCGGGCCACGCCCGCTTCAAGCAACGCCGCAACATCTTCCTCAGTGCGTACGCCACCGCCAACCTGCACCGGAACATTCACCCCGGCTACCAGCGTTTTAATCAGCGGGATCTGGCGTTTTGCCGGGTCTTTCGCTCCGGTTAAATCCACCAGATGCAGCACTTGCGCACCTTGCGCTTCGTAATCTTGCAGACGAGGAAGCGGGTCATTGCCGTAATCGCGCTGTTGGCCGTAATCCCCCTGGTGGAGGCGCACCACTGTGCCATCAATTAAATCAAGAGCCGGAATAATCATGGTGCTTACATCTCCAGGAAGTTTTTCAGTAATTTTGCGCCTGCGGCACCCGAGCGCTCCGGATGGAACTGCACGCCGAAGAAATTATCTTTTTGTACAGCGGCGGTGAAAGCTTCACCGTAACTGGCCTGCGCGATGGTATTCGCACAAACAGGCATCGCGTAGCTGTGCACAAAGTAAAAATAATCGCCGTCGTCAATGCCACGGAACAGGCGGTCGCCCGCTTTGGGATAGACGCGGTTCCAGCCCATATGCGGCAAAGGCAAACCGTGGTCGGTCATTTTCAGCACCGGTTCGTCGATGATGCCGAGCATGTCGATGCCATTGCTTTCATCACTGCGAGAGGCCAAAAGTTGCATCCCGAGGCAAATGCCGAGCACCGGCTGGGTACAGGCTTTAATCAGCTCAACCAAATCGCGCTCACGAATCTGATCCATCGCCGCCTGCGCGGTTCCCACGCCGGGTAAAAACAGTTTATCGGCGCGCAGCACCACATCCGCGTCGCGGCTTACCATAGGCTCATAGCCATGGCGCTGAATCGCCGCTTTTACCGAGTGCAGATTGGCGCATCCTGTGTCCAGAATCACCACGTTCATTACAACACTCCTTTAGAGGAGGGCAGCGTGTCACCTTCGACGCGAATCGCCTGGCGCAGTGTGCGACCAAAGACTTTAAACAGGCTTTCGACACGGTGATGGTCGTTTTTGCCTTTGGTTT
Coding sequences within:
- the cpsG gene encoding colanic acid biosynthesis phosphomannomutase CpsG yields the protein MQKLTCFKAYDIRGRLGEELNEDIAQRIGRAYGEYLKPKTIVLGGDVRLTSERLKLALAKGLQDAGVDVLDIGLSGTEEIYFATWHLNVDGGIEVTASHNPMDYNGMKLVREGARPISGDTGLRDVQRLAEANDFPPVDAAKRGSYQKISVVKAYIDHLFTYINVANIKPLKLVINSGNGAAGPIVDAIEARFKSLNVPLTFIKVHNQPDGNFPNGIPNPLLPECRDDTRNAVIEHGADMGIAFDGDFDRCFLFDEKGQFIEGYYIVGLLAAAFLEKQPGAKIIHDPRLSWNTVDIVERAGGTPVMSKTGHAFIKERMRQEDAIYGGEMSAHHYFRDFAYCDSGMIPWLLVTELLCLKGKTLGELVRDRMAAWPASGEINSKLADPKVAIERVQQHFSPHAEEIDNTDGVSMAFADWRFNLRSSNTEPVVRLNVESRNNSQLMEEKTEEILKLLRQ
- the gndA gene encoding NADP-dependent phosphogluconate dehydrogenase, with product MSKQQIGVVGMAVMGRNLALNIESRGYTVSVFNRSGDKTEEVIAENPGKKLVPYYTVQEFVESLETPRRILLMVKAGEATDKTIDSLKPYLEKGDILIDGGNTFFLDTIRRNRELSAEGFNFIGTGVSGGEEGALKGPSIMPGGQKEAYELVAPILKQIAAVAEDGEPCVTYIGADGAGHYVKMVHNGIEYGDMQLIAEAYSLLKNGLNLSNEELATTFTDWNKGELSSYLIDITKDIFTKKDEEGHYLVDVILDEAANKGTGKWTSQSSLDLGEPLSLITESVFARYISSLKEQRVAASKVLSGPQAKPFAGDKTDFAEKVRRALYLGKIVSYAQGFSQLRAASEENNWDLNYGEIAKIFRAGCIIRAQFLQKITDAYAENPAIANLLLAPYFKQIADEYQQALRDVVSYAVQNGIPTPTFSAAISYYDSYRSAVLPANLIQAQRDYFGAHTYKRTDKEGVFHTEWLS
- the wzzB gene encoding LPS O-antigen chain length determinant protein WzzB, with translation MNQDNNNVVKNHISEPAETIDLIDLIMQLWKGKVTIIAFAVLAIVLAVIYLFVAKEKWTSEAIVTLPDSGQIANYNNGMNVLYGAGAPTIVDIQERFFGRFNSAISALSEQLDNQEKPEKLTIEESVKGQPVPLKVSYVSTSAAEAQKTLTTYIQQINKRVVTELDDDLKTSINSKVEDLNVDLATKEKIAQEKKDKRLEILNQALIVAQQSNIKNTLVQQAETLSEDTLFVLGSDALSATIKNEATRPLPLDDSYFNARQSLLAINALKSKPEATYAFRYVMKPTLPIHRDSPKKGLTLVLGALVGLILGSGVVLGRNALRNYKPVV
- the hisIE gene encoding bifunctional phosphoribosyl-AMP cyclohydrolase/phosphoribosyl-ATP diphosphatase HisIE, producing MLTQEQQNQLDWEKIDGLMPVIVQHAKSGEVLMLGYMNPEALAQTIESGKVTFFSRTKQRLWTKGETSGNFLNVVNIAPDCDNDTLLVLVNPIGPTCHLGTSSCFGETHHDWHFLYQLEELLASRKTADPESSYTAKLYASGTKRIAQKVGEEGVETALAATVNDRFELKNEASDLVYHLLVLLQDQDLDLSAVIENLRERHK
- the hisF gene encoding imidazole glycerol phosphate synthase subunit HisF, whose amino-acid sequence is MLAKRIIPCLDVRDGQVVKGVQFRNHEIIGDIVPLAQRYAAEGADELVFYDITASSDGRVVDKSWVSRVAEVIDIPFCVAGGIKSIDDAAQILSFGADKISINSPALADPELITRLAERFGVQCIVVGIDTWFDSETGKYHVNQYTGDESRTRVTSWETVDWVQEVQKRGAGEIVLNMMNQDGVRNGYDLEQLKKVREVCRVPLIASGGAGTMEHFLEAFRDADVDGALAASVFHKQIINIGELKLYLAQQGVEIRVC
- the hisA gene encoding 1-(5-phosphoribosyl)-5-[(5-phosphoribosylamino)methylideneamino]imidazole-4-carboxamide isomerase, producing MIIPALDLIDGTVVRLHQGDYGQQRDYGNDPLPRLQDYEAQGAQVLHLVDLTGAKDPAKRQIPLIKTLVAGVNVPVQVGGGVRTEEDVAALLEAGVARVVVGSTAVKSPEIVKGWFERFGADALVLALDVRIDEQGNKQVAVSGWQENSGVSLEELVEMYLPVGLKHVLCTDISRDGTLAGSNVSLYEEVCARYPQVAFQSSGGIGGLDDIAALRGTGVQGVIVGRALLEGKFNVTEAISCWQNG
- the hisH gene encoding imidazole glycerol phosphate synthase subunit HisH, with product MNVVILDTGCANLHSVKAAIQRHGYEPMVSRDADVVLRADKLFLPGVGTAQAAMDQIRERDLVELIKACTQPVLGICLGMQLLASRSDESNGIDMLGIIDEPVLKMTDHGLPLPHMGWNRVYPKAGDRLFRGIDDGDYFYFVHSYAMPVCANTIAQASYGEAFTAAVQKDNFFGVQFHPERSGAAGAKLLKNFLEM